A genomic region of bacterium contains the following coding sequences:
- the ruvA gene encoding Holliday junction branch migration protein RuvA, whose translation MIEWMEGKVAQKEPTNLVLEAGNIAFNINIPLSTYEKLGEIGSKEKILIHVDFNFTNEQVTLFGFKTPGERIFFRDLLLVQGIGPQTAIRMISSTSFELFKSAIVNEDDKTLASIKGIGGKRAQKLIFELKNRYKEEKIQNSIEGNAIQALVGLGIAPKKARDIVGQVSGKTLEELIKNALKKV comes from the coding sequence ATGATAGAATGGATGGAAGGAAAGGTTGCCCAAAAAGAACCTACAAATTTAGTTCTTGAAGCGGGAAATATTGCTTTTAATATAAATATTCCGTTATCTACTTATGAAAAATTAGGAGAGATAGGAAGCAAAGAGAAAATTCTCATACACGTTGATTTTAATTTTACTAATGAACAGGTTACGTTATTCGGATTCAAAACTCCCGGGGAAAGAATTTTTTTCAGGGATTTGCTGCTTGTCCAAGGCATAGGGCCTCAAACAGCTATAAGAATGATATCGAGTACAAGTTTTGAATTATTTAAGTCTGCCATAGTAAACGAAGATGATAAAACTCTTGCTTCAATTAAGGGAATAGGTGGGAAGAGAGCGCAGAAATTGATTTTTGAATTAAAAAATAGATATAAAGAAGAGAAAATACAGAATAGTATAGAAGGGAATGCAATACAGGCGCTTGTTGGGTTAGGAATTGCGCCTAAAAAAGCAAGAGATATTGTTGGCCAGGTCTCGGGTAAAAC
- a CDS encoding crossover junction endodeoxyribonuclease RuvC: MRIIGIDTGLRTTGYAIIETNKILKCGICETTEKMPLAERLKVLYDGMKMVMQEYSPEIAVYETVFYKQNFGTFSKLSHARGVLLLAAADMGIKIKEYSPAEIKMAVTGNGRASKDQIHSMVERLTGMKILPSLDVGDALACALCYRMREENSRIFFSRIK, encoded by the coding sequence ATGAGGATTATAGGCATAGATACCGGACTGAGAACCACAGGTTACGCAATCATAGAAACTAATAAAATTCTTAAATGTGGAATATGCGAGACTACGGAAAAGATGCCCTTGGCCGAGCGTCTGAAAGTTCTTTATGATGGAATGAAAATGGTAATGCAGGAATATTCTCCTGAGATAGCTGTATATGAGACTGTTTTCTATAAACAAAACTTTGGCACTTTTAGTAAGCTTTCACATGCGCGGGGAGTTCTTTTACTTGCGGCTGCGGATATGGGAATAAAAATAAAGGAATATTCGCCTGCGGAAATAAAAATGGCCGTAACCGGTAATGGCAGGGCATCAAAAGACCAGATACATAGTATGGTAGAAAGATTAACGGGTATGAAAATACTCCCTTCGCTGGATGTCGGAGATGCGCTCGCGTGCGCTTTATGTTATAGAATGCGAGAAGAAAATTCAAGAATATTTTTTTCAAGGATAAAATAA